AGCGGGGTTAAACCCCATACGGGGGACGGGATGGAGaccccctgctgcccaccaggcACGCCGGGCCTCGGCAGGGATGGGGCGAAGGCAGCGGCACGTtggggtggtgctgggctggggggccCCGAGCAGAGGGCAGCGGGGACTGGAGAGCATCCCCAAAGGACAAGGGAGCAATGGGGCTCCCCCCGACTCCTTGCACTAACGGGGCTGGCTACTGGCTCGTGCCCACCAAGCTCCTGGTCTGGGGTCAGCTCGAtcgctgctggcaccagcctgcACGATGCCAGCCCTGCACGGTGCCAGCACGATGCCCCACGTCCCCAGGGGActcccagcagcaggaacacagcatggcacagctggggaggggaggggaggggaggggaggggaggggaagggaagggaagggaagggaagggaagggaagggaagggaagggaagggaagggaagggaagggaagggaagggaagggaagggaagggaagggaagggaagggaagggaagggaagggaagggaagggaagggaagggaagggaagggaagggaagggaagggaagggaagggaagggaagggaagggaagggaagggaagggaagggaagggaagggaagggaagggaagggaagggaagggaagggaagggaagggaagggaagggaagggaagggaggggaggggaagctCACCCGCACTTCCTTGTAGAGCCGCAGGCAGGTGTGGTTGAGGATGAAGTAGCGGTCGTGGAAGCCGGTGCTGAGGCCGAGCCCCAGCAGGTTCCTCTCCTCCCGAAACTTCATCATGCCGTGCTTGCAGTCGCCCACTCTgctggctggggggggacacacacatctgagcagctccagcaccccccAGGGGGGTCAGGCCCCCAGGGTGGGTGCGGGCAGACCCAgacccccttcccacccccgTGTCCCACTGCCTGCCGCCCTCACCGAGGTAGATGAGCATGTTCTCCATGGAGAGCTGCTTCTTCACCACCAGGTAGCTGTCAGTGCCCAGGCAGTGCAGGATGGGCAGCACTTTCTCGGAGTAGTGCAAGGGCCGCTCTGTTGGGGACACGCAGGGCTCAGGGACACGCACACGGGTCCCCGGGGAGCGCCAGGTGGGCAGGTGGCCGCTGAGCAATTGCAATTTCccaaaattgcaaaaaaaaaaaaaaaaaaagtattgcaatTGCAAAATGCATGTGATTTCTAAACACGGTGCTGTAGGCGATGGGAAATCTGCACACATGCTGGCAAAACATGCACAGAGGTTGTTCATGCACACACTTCCATGCACACGGAGTATTTCACAAAAGTTAGTGCATGAATGGTCAATGTGGGGCTAACCCCAGCCCCCGCCAGCCCGAGGATCACTTGTGTTTCAGGGCTGGCTGGTCCTTGGTATCGCCTGCTTCCCTACCAGCATGTTGAGCCACCAGCAGGGGCTCCAGCTGGGTCCccgtgggcagggctggggcctCATCCTGCTCACACCATGGTCCCCATGgaccctccccatccccatccccatcccatccccatccccatccccatctccatctccatccccatccccgtccctgtccccattcccatcccgtcccatcccatccccatccccatggaccctccccatccccatcccatccccaccccatccccatcccatccccattccgatcccatcccatcccatccccaccccatcccatcccatcccatcccatcccatcccatcccatcccatcccatcccatcccatcccatccccatcccatcccatcccatcccatcccatcccatccccatccccatccccatccccatccccatcccatcccatcccatcccatcccatcccatcccatcccatcccatcccatcccatcccatcccatcccatccccatcccatcccatcccatcccatcccatccccatccccatccccatccccatcccatccccatcccatccccatcccatcccatcccatcccatcccatcccatccccatcccatcccatcccatcccatcccaccccatctccatcccatccccatccccatccccatccccatcccatcccatctcatcccatcccatcccacccccatccccatccccatccccgtccccatccccatccccatccccatccccgccGCCTCACCGACCTGCCTCCTCCCTCTCGTTCACTTCGAAGCAGCTCCAGTAGTCCTTCTCCTTCGTGACAATTTTCCTCCGGTCCAGGATCTCGAAGGTGAGCTCCTCGGCCGTCATCGTGGCCGGGATCTGCACGGGACAGGGGGACAGCTCTCGCTCAGCTGGTGCCAGCCCTGCGCCCGTCCCCATGCCGTGCCACCCTCCTCGCAGAGATGCCGGCTCAGAGCCGAGGTTTGGGCACACAGCGggggtccccatccccactgcGCCCTCCTCCGCCCCCCTCACCTTGACGTGCTGCTCTGTCTCCgtcttcttctcctccaggtACACCGTGCAGATGAAGTCCCCGGCTTGCTGCAGGGCAGTGGGAAATTGCTCTCACCCACGGCTCCCCACGCACGGGTTTTATCCCCCACCATGTGCCCCccatgtgctgctgcaggcagggggctGCCTGCCCCTCAAATCCTCCCCTAATCTGGGGGCACCAAATAAGCTCCCCAGGGAGGgtggcaccagcagcacagccaccacTAGGGACATGAGAGGGGACACGAGGACCTTCAGCACGTGTCCCAGTGTCCCTGCACCCTGGCCATGGATACCCCGGACGGGGGAGCCTGCAGAAGGTGCTGAGCAGTCAAGGGGGGCAATGCCCCCCGCACGGAGAGGGTGCCCCGGGAAGGTCCCCACCTGTGTGCCGCTGGACGCTGCCTCCCGCATCTTCATGATGGCCATGATCTCgtcctgctgcttcttcatcTCTTGGTCGTTGACCTGCCAAGGAGGGGAGCCCAGGGGTCACAGCCCACCCTCCACGTGCCACCAAAACAAGGAGACTTTGTGGGAAGAGCAAGACCACCTTCCTCCCACCGCccccatccctggggagccaCCCTCGGTGCATCCATGTGTCGGCACAGGCAGGTGCCAgggggccctgcagcagctcccccccgCCCAGGGCAGAACTTTGTAGGCTTGAATTTTGTGCATTCAAACCTACATTGAAAATCTTCACATAGTGGCTGATGAGGTCCTCCACCACCCGGCCCGCCTTGTAGTCCTTCCCGTCCGTCTGGAAGAGCGTGGGCCCGAAGACGATGGCCAGGTTGTGCGTGTTCATCTGGTTGTCCCCCGAGAAGTGCTGGACCCTGCGGGGCACCCCATTATGATTCCTGCCCCGTGCCACCCCCCGGGACCCCCTTCAGCTGCACCAGGACGTGGTGCTCAGCTTCGGGCACAGCTTGTCCCCAAATCCCCGTCCTTCTCTTGTTTGGGATGAACCGGAGGGATGGGGGCTCTCCTGCAACCCAcaaccccccaaaaccccacagcAGATGGGGTGATGCCCCACAGGGCTTTGGGGACCCACGCTGTACCGAAAGAGGTGGTTGATGAGCGCCTTCAGCGTGGCCCTGTTCACCGTGGGGAGGGTGTCCAGGAGCCGCCGGTACTCCCCGATCTTCGCCTCCTCATCCTCGAGCACTGCGAGGGGGAAAAGTACAAGCATGAAGGGGCGTGAAGCTGGGAGGCAGACCCccaccttccccatcccctATCCAGACCCCACTTTGGGGCCTCCCATCCCACCACACAGCTGGTGGGGCTGGCACATCCCAGCTTTTTTGGCTGTTTTGCACCCGGGTGCCTCCAGCCCCGGTGCTTGGGGGCCGGATCCAGGAGCGAAGGGCGAGTCCCCCGGCCAGACCTGGGTGCGGGGCCGGCGGGCGcattcctctccccaccccgGGCTCGGCGCCCGGCGGCTCTGACTCACGGCCACCGCCGTGCCGGCCAAGGGAAACATCTGGACCCCAGATGTGCAAAGAGAGGAACAAGCGGGGGGGGGCCAGGCTCTGCTTTTTGGCACCAGGACCCCCCGGGGAAGGCTCCCCCATGGCTTGAAGCCCCTACCCCGGCACCGCCGCTGCCCTTGCCCTCACCCGTGGCCCGCAGCCAGTCCTGGCTCCAGCGCCGGGTGAAGAGCCCGTCGCCCAGGTCGCGGAAGAAGCGCTTGAGGGTGTTGGCGACGTCGTCCACGTGGTGCTCGCCCTCCTTCAGGCGCACGCTGCGGGCGTCGCGGCGCAGCATCTCCAGCAGGTTGGTGGTCTTCGAGTTCTGCCCGCTCTTGCGGTAAATGCCCTCGGATGTcagccctggggcagagcagccgGCAGTGAGCCCTTGGGACCACCACGTTTTGGCCACCCGCCCACCCCGCTGGCTGCCCATCAAAGGGTCCCCGCGAGGGGACGCGGTGCTCCCCGCCCTGCAGGTGTTCCCCGGCCACCGAGGAGCTGTGGGCAGGAGCCAAGCCCCGCTCCAGCCTCCCACGGAGCTGCAGCAGATGctcagggagggaggaaaacgGGTCTCAGGCTGCCCCTTGCCATGCCACGCTGATGGGGTGACCCACACCGTCCCCGTATAGCGAGGGCGCGTACCGCACTGCGTGATGTAGTCGATGCACCGGTCCACCAGCATGGGGACGTCCCCCTCGGTCAGCTGCTGCTCCGACAGGGTGTCCCCCGAGCTGCCCGCAGCCTTCTGGATGGCGTGCACCCAGCCCAGGAAATCCAGCCTCCTCTCGCCCTGGATGTACAGCGTCCTGCCGGCGGCCGCGGGCTCAGCGGGGGCTCAGCCGCCCCCTTCCCAAACCCACGGCCACAGCCCCCAAACCGGGCTACCCCGAGGGTGAAGGCATCCCAGGACCATGGTGGGCTTGGGCAGGGGGGGATATTTTGCTGGAGGGGGCTGATCCCCACCCACCCTCCAGCCGGGCTGCGCCACCAGCTCCACGTTTACCTCCGCctctccaccagcaccagcacctcgTTGTCTCCCTGGATGGCTGcgaagggaaggcaggagccCGTCAGGAGCCgtccagctccagcccgggcTGGGTGAGCAGCAGTGGAGAAgaggatggagaggaggaagagctgccagGGGGACAGGGCACATacagagctcctgcagcttgCGCAGCTGGAGAGCCTCGTGGCGCTCACTGTCCTCGAAGCAGACGTAGAGCGTGGAGCCGGCCAGGGCGAACCAGCCCTCCTTGGCGCGCTCCAGGTTGAGGCCCCCCTTGTAGAGCAGGCGGCCGATCCTCTCGAAGTCGTGgttcagcagctcctctgcacgGGGGGGGACAAAGGactggggagggggtggggggggctgtCAGCgcgcagctcccagcacccacGCCGGCCCCAGCGCTCCGGTTCCCACCTTGGCGATGGACTTGAGCCATTCCCGAGCAGCCTTGGGGCAGTCCAGCCCAAACAGGTAGAGCCTCTCCGACTCGATGTACACCTCGAACGTGCTCTCGATCCTGCGGGAGGGAGGGAACGAGAAGCCTCAATGCCCACGCGTGGCACAAAGGCACCGGTTTGACACCAGGCACAGCGCCAGGGGGAGCATCCCACGGCACGAGCGGAGAGGGGCTCAGCTCCACCAATGGTCCATCTGATtggggaccccacagcacatcCCCAGGGCTCCCAAGTGCTTTGCACGCTCTGCCAGAGACCAAGGATGTTAGCAAAAAGGttgcaaagaataaaatgttaaacaggCTCCTTGCAAAGACAGGCAGCTCAGTGCCATCGGGGCcggcggtggggctgggggcggcagCCCCacggaggggacgggggggccGTTTGGGGCCAGCCTTACCCATGGGTGTGGGGCGGGTTGTTCACCAGGCACACGATGTCCCCCGCCTTGATCTCGCCGTTGGGCACGGCGTTGCGGTCGTTCTCGTAGTAGCTGAGGACGCCGTCCTGCAGCGTGCACCACCGCCGGCTGAACTCTGCAcggcatggggggggggggtgctcaGCAGCCCCGCATGCTCCAGCCACCCGGGGCCACCCAAAGCCACCCAAGACTACCCACCAGCACAACAGCTCAGGGCACAGCCCCTCGCTCCCAAAACCTCTCCAAAACCAGGCTGGCTGGCTCGCACCACACCCCCAGCTGTCTCACCAGTGCCCTGGGGAGCCGGGGACGCTGCATCCCCCCCCACCAGCTCCCCCGCATCCCTGCTGGGGTTCTCCAACCCCCTGCACCCCTTTTTCCCCACCCCGTGGTCCCCCACGTACCTTCCTGGCCCTTCCTCTCACTGACAGGCTTGGCCATGGAGGGGGTCTTGTAGAGGAAGCCGTTGTGCGTGacgcagggcagcagcaccgagTAGTGCTTCTCCTCGCTGCCCCCCACCTCCAGGCGCGGCGTCTCTGCGAAGGGGGTGACAGCCTGGCACGGGGCTCGGCTCGGAGGGGGCGATGGGGACATGAAATGCCCCCTGAGGCTGGGGGTTTCCCCTGCCAGAGCCCGCGAGCAGCCGCAGAGCCACTCGGCACCGTGGGATGAGCTCAGGGGCTCGGGTTTCTCCGGTTTGCGCGGAGGGGCCTCGCCgcagctgctctcccagccctcTTTTTGTGCTGACAGTTCCAAAAGCGCAGGGCCAGACCCCTCCTgggccagctccagctcagcGGGAAGGGCTTGGACAGGactggagggagggaggaggcggCTGCAGCCCACGCTGGCGCTGACCCGGCCCTGGCGCGGGGTCTGGGGCTCGCTCCCCACGCgtctccatccatccatcccacAGTGGGGATGTCCCCAAGGCACCAGCACCGCTCCCTTCCGGGACCCCGGGCACCAGCGGGGCTCCCCAAAGCGCCCAACATGATGCAgcctctcccctcctgccccaaaccaGCTCCTGGGCACCTCTGGGGCGTTCCCAGCAGGGCCAGACGAAACCAAAGGTGCAGGGACTCTGCCGAGGGGCAGAAATcaggggcaggggggctgcacGCCCGTTGGGAAATCAGAGCAAGGCTGCGGGGTGGCAGGAGCGAGCTGAGCCCGGAGGCAGCTGCGGGCTCAGGAATTCGGGGCGGATCGCAGGGCTCCTGCGGTTCCACTCTGGTATTTTGGTTTGGGGCTGGAACCCGATGGGAGCAGAGCCCGTCTGGGTCACACAGGGCTGCCTTGTTCTGCACACAGCAGCGCCCCGTGCCGGGCGGGTGCCGGAGCCAGGATCAGCCCCAAAcatccctgcctccccccaggACAAGGGACACCTGGGGACTCCTGGGGACTCCTGGGGACACCCGGGGGACACCTGGGGACACCGAGGGGACACctggggacacctggggacaCCCAGAGGGCACCTGGCGGTGGGGATAGCCCTTACCTGAGGTCTTGTTGTGCAGCAGGAACTCCATCTGCAGCCGCTGCCCGCTCTTCTCAGCCAGCGCCAGGGGGATCGGGCACTGGGGGTCCCCGGTGGCGCACGTCACCGCCGCCCCGCAGAAGACCAGGGCCTGCGTCTCGGCCAGGTCGCTGGTGGTGACGGCCGCGCACAGGGCCTGCAGCAGAGTGGGGAGGGTGGCCGGTGAGCACCAAGCCTGCCCTCGGGGCCGCGGCTCCAGGGGGGGCGAGACCCCCGCCGAGGAGCCAGCCCTGCGAGGACGCAGCACGGGAAGGAGCCAGGGAGCGTGGCTGGGTTCCTcccggccgccgccggggcaggacaaaggagggagagaaagttTTGGAGCTGGCTCGGCGGCGGCAAATCCCTCCCTTAAGGAGCCGGGGTGAAGTCATCCGGCAGCGGGGTGGGACGGGCTCTtggagcagaaaaacaaacaagcccacATGCGAATTCCCGCGGCCGCCGGCACGGCGCGCCCCCGGCTCTTGTGCAAACAGCAGCGCCGAGGGGAGCTGCACAGCCCAGGGGATGGGAGCTGGTGCCACCACCATGGCATGCTGAAagcctgggggagctgctcGCTGGGAGCGTCCGACCCCGTTGCTTGGGGCGGtttggggggcagggggtggcagagGTTTGCGGAGAGGGTGCTGGAAGCAGGGCACCCATCGTGCCAGGGCCAGGCAGGGCGTTGGGATGAGTGGTGGTGGGACCCGGGGATCCCAGAGTGAGGGGAGTGTCGCCcacagtgctgcaggctgggaacaGAGCTGCAATCCCAGCTGGTTGTGCCCTGTAGTGGAGGTGCcaccctgtccctgcagggctCCCATCCCGCCTGGAGACCCCAGGCTTCGgctgggggggacacggggagagCCTCGGAGGCTGGGTTGATAGAGACAGAGATccaggcagggaggaaggcagggatgCAGGGATGGAGACCACCCAGCCCCACGCATAAGGCTGGCAGCCTGCCTGGCTGAGCAAACCAGGACCaagcccccccagcagcaccccaacAGTGTGTCTCCAGTCTGGGACCGGTCCCGCTGCCCACAGACGCCACGTCCCCACCCCAAGAgccaggggagaccttactcCTGCGCTCTTTGGGACCCCCCCAGGCAGGGTCCCCATGACGACACCCGTCCCCAGGACCACTGACCCTGTCGAGCTCCTCCTGGTTGCCGAAGAGCGGGTGGTAGCGGCGGTACTTGCCCTCCCGGTACTTGGCGATGAGGAAGCGCCTCCggtcctggctgctgctgccggggcCGATGGCCTCGCTGGGGGGCACGTTGGCGGCCCAGAACTGGTTGGCCACGGCGTTGCCGATGTGGTGGAAGAGCTGCGGGGACAAGGGGAGGCCGGCGTGGTGGTGCCGCTGCGGGGACGGGGTGGGCTctgcggggcagggggagcctgCAGGGACCTTCCCAGCCCACCACAGAGCAGTGATGCTGCGGCTCTGGGTGCAGGCAAAGCATGCACGGAAGGGGAAGAGGCGTCGTGCACGGGGAGTGGAGAGCACGGGTGGGCAGGAGGCGAGGGGCTGAGCCCAGGGTGGGGGAGCACTCGCCCGCCGCAGCCCCGTGGCGTGACCCTGGCCCAGCCCCGGCTCCAGGCGCGGCGCTGCAATCCTTCCActccccttcctgccccagaAAACACATCTGGAAAGCAACACCGAGAGCCGGGAGTGGATTTAAAGAGCTCTCCACAGCTCCCCGCCACCCTGCTCCCCGACCCCGTGGTGCACAGCCCCGCTtcgccccccggggccgggcagcagAGGTCTGCCCTGCGGCAGGAGTTGCAGCCTCGTGGCAGGCATGCCcgcctgctgctgtgccattACGCAGCAACATTTGCCCTGGGGACACTTCTGGGAGATGGCATCGCCCGAGCGAGCCCCGCGGGGTGCTCGGTGAGCATCCCCGTGCCCTTTGGGGCCatgaggagcaggagagggttggggctggggtgggggcacgGAGCAGGCTGGGATGCAAGGGGATGCTTGCAGAGCTCTCTGCGAGCCCGGAGGGGTTAACGGCAGCCTTCCAGGAAAGGGGAGGATcggggctgcagctggaagtGTTTGGGCTGGGGATCAGGCAGACCGGAGGCGGGGGCCGCAGGGTGGGACCGGGGCAGGAATGCAGGACCCGAGCGGGGTGGCTGGGGCCGGCCAGACGGGGCTGCGGCACCGGGGCGCCCGCAGCGGGGCTGTTCCCATCGGGCTGCTCCactccagccccagccagggcagcacagACCCCGTGCCACGGGGCAGCAGGGTGGCACGGTGGTGGGAACGAGGCGTGTGGCCAGCCCAGGCTTCCTTCCAGCGGCCCCACGAAGCACAGAGCCCCCGGTGCTGCCGGTACCAGCGCCGAGCTGCTGGGAACGGCTGCGGGGCTTGGTGCGGTGACAAAGCCCAGCTCCACGCCCGCCCTCGGCGCTGGGCGCTGCCAAATTCCTGCCCGGTCCCGTGGTCACTCCGGCGGCTCCGCAGCTGTCACCTCGTGGGTGCACAGGTGCCTTCTGTCCCCAGCGCGGGCGTGAAGTGCCCCTCGTGCCCCCAGGCGATGCCGGGTGCACCGCGGGGATGGGGGCAGAGGGCTGCTGGTGGTCCCCTCCCTATCCAAGTCACAGCACGGTGTCACCCGAGGGGCTCGGGTCGGAATGGGGATAACCTCCAGCTCCTGGTCAGCAGGGTCTgcaagggggtggggggggacgGGGCAGCTGCCCCCAGACCGGATTTTGGAGCCCATCCGCGTCAATACCTCGATCAGCTCCTCGGTCCACACCTTCCTGTCCATCTTCAGGCTTCGGACTTTGGTGATGCCAGGACCCAGGCCCCGGTGCTCCCCTGCCGGCGAGAGGAGCCGTTAGGGACCTTCCTTGGTGTAGGGGGGTCACAGAGCCATGGCCCCCCCGGCCtctcccccccagcctcctgtgctgcagagcacccAGGAGTGCCCACGGACCGagcaggggaggtttgggggaaCCCCCTCCCCCCACCGCTGGGGGCCATTTGGAGAGGAGACCAGTGCTGGGGTGCActcagcaccccggggtgctgagCGGGGCCGGTACCTGCGCATCTCTTGCAGATGACGATGCAGAGGTTGATGGACGCCCAGTCGGGCTGGGGCGAGCCGCAGTCGGCGCAGAAGCGGTTGGGTTCCAGCGCCCAGATCCTCTCCGCCACCTCCGAGTTGGAGAGGGCCTCGGCGATGGCGTGCCGCATGGCCTCCACCCACTCCTCCTTCTCCTGGTCCGAGTCGGCCGAGAAGCtgccggcggggaggggggtgagggagggatggccccggggaggggggggcagcgctgccGGCACCCTGTCCCCTCCCTCGGCTCACCTGAAGATCCTGTAGGGCGTCGTCAGGTCGAAGCCCCTGCGGTCCACCTCCTTGACGTTCCCCACGTTCATCTCGATGTAGGTGATGCCGATGCCCTGCCGATAGTCCTGGGGGGCgagaggtgggggggggcagagaGGTGAGGGAGGGCAGCCCCCCGGGTGGCACGCTGCCCGTGCTGGTGGCAGTGGCCAGGgtccccacacacacccccagccccaagaCACACAAGGTTTGGGATGGAGATGCCACCAACCCAAGCGTGCGCGATGCTCCTGGGGTCCCCAAACCTTGGGGTCCGCAGGGACGGGCTCTGCAGCCCGGGGTCTCCCACCCATGGGGTCTCCCCTCCCCATTATGGGGGTGGCAGCCCCGGGGTGCCGCGGCTCACCGCTGCTCTGCCCCGGCTGCCAAAGAGAAGGGTGGGGGTCCTCCTACAGAGGGCACCagggtccccagcccctgctgcaccccGGCACCCACCTCCGAGTTCTTGTAGAGGAAAACTTTGTCCCCGGCCACCGCCACGAAGAGCTTGTGCTTGAACCCCCTCAGCTCCAGGAAGCCGCTCTTGTCCACGAGCTCCGTGGCCTCGGGGGCGGTCGGGGACATGGACGTCCTCTCGGGAGCCTTGCTCTTGCGCTCCTCCGCGACCTGCTGCAGGGTCTGAATCCACTCGTTACGGTCGGCTgcggggcaggagcagagaggggTCAGGGCTCGGGCTGGGGGGGCTCGTCCCTGGGGTCAGGGGCTGCCAGGAGGATGGGAACGGCCCCGCAGCGGGGTTGGGG
This genomic window from Cygnus olor isolate bCygOlo1 chromosome 1, bCygOlo1.pri.v2, whole genome shotgun sequence contains:
- the ARAP1 gene encoding LOW QUALITY PROTEIN: arf-GAP with Rho-GAP domain, ANK repeat and PH domain-containing protein 1 (The sequence of the model RefSeq protein was modified relative to this genomic sequence to represent the inferred CDS: inserted 2 bases in 1 codon); its protein translation is MLRSVAGCRQHHEAGGFGCAVPAVFPSAPVSMRQPRLQVGNKPGPGGAAAPASAPRPAAASAAKPQLLPADGGPDAVLSPAGRRRCAERRGPPAMEEEGGWLPVAAWLAALHLEQYADAFERSELRTVWDCRALTDEGLTRLGVLLPGHRKRILLGVQKAXSPRPPCPSPPPRKPVPMKRHIFRQGAGTAAPTEPPRSPPLLEPEGAASVALLPPPIPPRVGCRPPVKFSPAASGPEPPPPCSPAPELPPLPAPKAESRARPPLPPLPAKRHQVECKSQSLKAPPAPSRPPALPPRAGSQHEASSVPAKEEIPVPIPDREPCVPPSPPALLPRAKPQPAPQPQTPSKPSCPFVPEFDDSDYEDSAWEEELASPAGQMADKEDAESVTGRPRSLRFNSLFSEDELIEDYYDAPPANAGRGWSDDGPSPRQPPVALSGGSPGTLGDGMERSAAAQLLPTIRAGWLDKNPPQGSYIYQKRWVKLDADYLRYFDSEKDAYSKRFIPVSSISRVASVGDQKFEVVTNNRNFVFRAESDADRNEWIQTLQQVAEERKSKAPERTSMSPTAPEATELVDKSGFLELRGFKHKLFVAVAGDKVFLYKNSEDYRQGIGITYIEMNVGNVKEVDRRGFDLTTPYRIFSFSADSDQEKEEWVEAMRHAIAEALSNSEVAERIWALEPNRFCADCGSPQPDWASINLCIVICKRCAGEHRGLGPGITKVRSLKMDRKVWTEELIELFHHIGNAVANQFWAANVPPSEAIGPGSSSQDRRRFLIAKYREGKYRRYHPLFGNQEELDRALCAAVTTSDLAETQALVFCGAAVTCATGDPQCPIPLALAEKSGQRLQMEFLLHNKTSETPRLEVGGSEEKHYSVLLPCVTHNGFLYKTPSMAKPVSERKGQEEFSRRWCTLQDGVLSYYENDRNAVPNGEIKAGDIVCLVNNPPHTHGIESTFEVYIESERLYLFGLDCPKAAREWLKSIAKSFVPPRAEELLNHDFERIGRLLYKGGLNLERAKEGWFALAGSTLYVCFEDSERHEALQLRKLQELSIQGDNEVLVLVERRRTLYIQGERRLDFLGWVHAIQKAAGSSGDTLSEQQLTEGDVPMLVDRCIDYITQCGLTSEGIYRKSGQNSKTTNLLEMLRRDARSVRLKEGEHHVDDVANTLKRFFRDLGDGLFTRRWSQDWLRATVLEDEEAKIGEYRRLLDTLPTVNRATLKALINHLFRVQHFSGDNQMNTHNLAIVFGPTLFQTDGKDYKAGRVVEDLISHYVKIFNVNDQEMKKQQDEIMAIMKMREAASSGTQQAGDFICTVYLEEKKTETEQHVKIPATMTAEELTFEILDRRKIVTKEKDYWSCFEVNEREEAERPLHYSEKVLPILHCLGTDSYLVVKKQLSMENMLIYLASRVGDCKHGMMKFREERNLLGLGLSTGFHDRYFILNHTCLRLYKEVRSLKQRTPVLENSHKPEKEWPVRNLRVYLGIKKKLRPPTCWGFTVFYENEKHEKQQWYLCCDTQADLREWFATFLHVQHGGALWPSETCKVRASRTQQDARLGNISLIPLRGNESEMRNSVAAFATDPLTLLRNV